Proteins encoded within one genomic window of Girardinichthys multiradiatus isolate DD_20200921_A chromosome 21, DD_fGirMul_XY1, whole genome shotgun sequence:
- the rpl22l1 gene encoding 60S ribosomal protein L22-like 1, protein MAPMKQKRPAAGNKSRKAPSWKFTLDLTHPVEDGILDSANFETFLKERIKVNGKTGNLGNIVQVGRMKNKINVTSEKQLSKRYLKYLTKKYLKKNNLRDWLRVVASDKETYELRYFQISQDDEESEADE, encoded by the exons ATGGCGCCT ATGAAACAGAAGAGACCTGCTGCAGGCAATAAGTCCAGAAAGGCCCCTTCATGGAAGTTCACCttagacctgacccatcctgtGGAGGACGGGATCCTGGACTCGGCAAACTTC GAAACCTTCCTGAAAGAGCGGATCAAGGTGAACGGAAAGACGGGGAACCTGGGGAACATCGTCCAGGTCGGCCgcatgaagaacaaaatcaaCGTGACGTCTGAAAAACAGTTATCCAAGAG GTACCTGAAGTACCTGACGAAGAAGTACCTGAAGAAGAACAATCTCAGGGACTGGCTGAGGGTGGTGGCGTCCGACAAGGAGACGTACGAGCTGCGTTACTTCCAGATCAGCCAGGACGACGAAGAGTCGGAGGCAGACGAGTGA
- the slc7a14b gene encoding probable cationic amino acid transporter has protein sequence MAAWLGRFSLGEAWYGMYYRLMRTKPVGSMAPGSDDLTELAEGSAVGLAKVLTTVDLVSLGVGSCVGTGMYVVAGLVAKAMAGPGVILSFIIAAVASILSGVCYAEFGVRVPKTTGSAYTYSYVTVGEFVAFFIGWNLILEYLIGTAAGASALSSMFDSLANHSISNYMITHLGTLRGLGKGEDTYPDLLALFIALLVTVIIALGVRNSVGFNNVLNIVNLVVWVFMIIAGLFFLSASNWEGGNFLPYGWSGVMQGAATCFYAFIGFDIIATTGEETKNANTSIPYAITASLVTCLTAYVSVSVILTLMVPYNLIDGSAPLMEMFAAHGFMWGKYTVAVGSIAGLTVSLLGSLFPMPRVIYAMARDGLLFRFLTQVSALTHTPAVACVLSGSFAAILALLVSLRDLIEMMSIGTLLAYTLVSVCVLLLRYQPDKETDTHQFISEEDVDNINHQDGGDVSSKDDHIMMEGSDHDRSSSYHTGGTEGEADDSNFHTGQASLMKRLLGGHYYTLRLRLGMPDSSARPTPASGQIVTRCTLSLFLMSFLFWSTIIFGVEQGSGVRAVFSGLMGILMVGSLAKLLILIIQQPESKRRLPYMAPCVPFVPAAAILVNSYLMLKLSPLTWARFTIWCLIGLLIYGCYGVWHSTLELNAREQQAHASSYQRYDDNVDDTFSPDDDLYPQEQDNKPYQGWSAPEESQHRHQNQGEGQEEEPHKSQCEDDGDQYGYQSGAGVQYPSGGSRSRGRTNFGFDDDDN, from the exons ATGGCGGCATGGCTGGGTCGGTTCTCCTTGGGAGAAGCCTGGTATGGCATGTACTACCGCCTGATGAGGACCAAACCTGTGGGCTCCATGGCTCCTGGCTCAGATGACCTCACCGAGCTGGCGGAGGGGTCTGCCGTGGGACTGGCAAAGGTCCTGACGACTGTGGATCTGGTGTCGCTTGGTGTGGGCAGTTGCGTGGGCACTGGGATGTACGTGGTGGCCGGGCTGGTTGCCAAGGCCATGGCCGGCCCGGGGGTCATCCTGTCCTTCATCATTGCAGCGGTGGCCTCCATACTCTCAG GAGTCTGCTACGCAGAGTTCGGGGTCCGGGTCCCCAAAACAACGGGCTCAGCGTACACCTACAGCTACGTAACGGTTGGGGAGTTCGTGGCGTTTTTCATCGGCTGGAACCTGATCCTGGAGTACCTGATAGGCACGGCGGCAGGGGCCTCGGCTCTCAGCAGCATGTTCGACTCGCTGGCCAATCACAGCATCAGTAACTACATGATAACACACCTGGGAACGCTCAGAGGCCTCG GTAAGGGTGAGGACACGTATCCCGACCTGCTGGCCCTGTTCATTGCCCTGCTGGTCACAGTGATCATTGCCCTCGGTGTGAGGAACTCTGTGGGATTCAATAATGTCCTAAACATTGTCAACCTGGTGGTCTGGGTCTTCATGATCATCGCCGGGCTCTTCTTCCTGTCAGCCAGCAACTGGGAGGGCGGCAATTTCCTGCCGTACGGCTGGTCGGGG GTGATGCAAGGTGCAGCTACATGTTTCTACGCCTTTATTGGTTTTGACATCATTGCAACGACTGGAGAGGAGACTAAAAATGCCAACACATCCATCCCTTATGCCATCACCGCCTCACTGGTCACCTGCCTTACCGCCTATGTGTCG GTGAGCGTGATCCTTACTCTCATGGTCCCCTACAACCTGATCGATGGCTCGGCTCCACTCATGGAGATGTTTGCTGCGCACGGCTTCATGTGGGGAAAGTACACCGTGGCGGTTGGCTCCATAGCTGGACTCACTGTCTCACTGCTGGGCTCCTTGTTTCCAATGCCCAGGGTCATCTATGCCATGGCCCGTGATGGACTGTTGTTCAG GTTCCTGACACAGGTTTcagcactcacacacactcctgCTGTGGCATGTGTGCTGTCGGGAAGCTTTGCAGCCATTCTCGCTCTCCTGGTGAGCCTCCGTGACCTGATCGAGATGATGTCTATTGGCACGTTGCTGGCTTACACTCtagttagtgtgtgtgtgctgttgcTTCGCTACCAGCCCGATAAAGAGACAGACACACACCAGTTTATCTCAGAGGAAGACGTGGACAACATCAATCATCAGGACGGTGGAGATGTATCTAGCAAAGATGACCACATCATGATGGAAGGCTCAGATCATGACAGGTCCTCCTCTTACCACACTGGTGGGACTGAAGGGGAGGCAGATGACTCTAATTTCCACACTGGACAGGCTTCTCTGATGAAAAGACTTCTAGGCGGTCATTATTACACCCTGCGCCTCCGACTGGGAATGCCTGATTCATCAGCACGTCCAACCCCCGCTTCTGGCCAGATAGTCACCAGATGCACCCTGTCGCTCTTCCTCATGTCCTTCCTCTTCTGGTCCACCATCATATTTGGTGTAGAGCAGGGCTCAGGAGTCAGAGCAGTGTTTTCAGGCCTAATGGGGATACTGATGGTGGGATCACTGGCGAAGCTTTTGATTCTTATCATACAACAGCCAGAGAGCAAGCGGAGGCTGCCCTACATGGCGCCATGTGTTCCCTTTGTTCCTGCAGCGGCCATATTGGTTAACAGTTACCTGATGCTTAAACTCTCTCCTCTCACCTGGGCCAGGTTCACTATCTGGTGCCTGATAG GTCTGTTGATCTACGGCTGTTACGGAGTTTGGCACAGCACTTTGGAGCTCAATGCCCGCGAGCAGCAGGCCCACGCCAGCTCCTACCAGCGCTACGACGACAACGTAGACGACACCTTCTCCCCTGACGATGACCTTTACCCCCAGGAACAGGACAACAAGCCCTACCAGGGCTGGTCTGCCCCAGAGGAGAGTCAACACCGCCACCAGAACCAGGGTGAGGGCCAGGAGGAGGAGCCACATAAGAGTCAGTGTGAGGATGATGGTGACCAGTACGGGTACCAGTCTGGAGCAGGAGTCCAGTACCCGAGTGGAGGCAGCAGGTCCAGGGGGCGGACCAATTTTGggtttgatgatgatgataactgA
- the LOC124858174 gene encoding claudin-11-like, with amino-acid sequence MAHICRQLIGVGGSCAGWVGLIFATATNDWVRTCDYSMATCLRIDELGGHGLWAECRVSPTLYNCEFLDQTFSLPAYVLVSRALMISACLLGVPAILLVLMSMPCIRLPTNYSATIKKRRTQAGGILFIIMAVFGTIATVWYPIGSNKDKKLMSFGYSLYAGWVGTGLCLLGGVIILCFQVALITSPSRENSFFYSRRSGTAREAEPPSNHAKSERV; translated from the exons ATGGCGCACATCTGCAGGCAGCTGATTGGCGTCGGGGGGAGCTGCGCAGGCTGGGTCGGGCTCATCTTCGCCACGGCGACCAACGACTGGGTCCGGACGTGCGACTACTCGATGGCCACCTGCCTGCGCATAGACGAGCTGGGCGGCCACGGCCTGTGGGCCGAGTGCAGGGTCTCCCCAACCCTTTACAACTGCGAGTTTCTGGACCAGACGTTCTCCTTGCCAG CGTACGTGCTGGTGTCTCGAGCTTTGATGATCTCTGCGTGTCTTCTGGGTGTCCCTGCCATCCTGCTAGTCCTCATGTCCATGCCCTGCATTCGGCTGCCCACCAACTACTCCGCCACCATCAAGAAGCGCCGCACGCAAGCAGGcggcatcctcttcatcatcatgG CTGTTTTTGGTACCATAGCAACCGTCTGGTACCCCATTGGCTCCAACAAAGACAAGAAACTCATGTCCTTTGGCTACTCTCTGTATGCTGGCTGGGTCGGAACCGGCCTCTGTCTGCTGGGCGGCGTCATCATCCTGTGTTTCCAGGTCGCCCTGATCACCAGCCCGTCCAGGGAGAACAGCTTCTTCTACTCCAGACGGAGCGGGACGGCCCGGGAGGCAGAACCTCCCTCCAACCACGCCAAGAGTGAACGGGTGTGA